One Cucurbita pepo subsp. pepo cultivar mu-cu-16 chromosome LG07, ASM280686v2, whole genome shotgun sequence genomic region harbors:
- the LOC111798586 gene encoding zinc finger CCCH domain-containing protein 6-like isoform X1 → MRRLHKGRRVSWASDLNLRQVRLFLSEDSPSQVGLGAQDHLQAKTSWLLHSTGSGSDDILPPGFEVAHPENQLQIKLSQIPVNQWKCPPKFVLNLTWRVVVGEESQEIEVENQREMRVLEAVYPRASAIPPNPSIAADSERTDVDDSQTPLIPITPVEDEDASTEISSDYASPGAVLMSAQQSLSVHAGTYTPQHVFPNMSSTSSASSMAGMDLGNEPDVAAAASAALSALVKSNEMGNTIDSELLVKILNNPKMIEQLVVDSGTVTSSQKPISSPDPSLVHMHMTETNATVAPASGGPFFAQPNGATVGPVPNAHPSSRGVPVSSLPSTGPPMKDLNYYKSLIQQHGGERQDDFPRQQFGNRHSQPSGTNQDFLHNNQPSRDGKFRIMKPCIYFNSSRGCRHGANCAYQHDPAFQQRSSSAPEMPSAKRTKVDREISS, encoded by the exons ATGAGAAGATTGCACAAAGGGAGAAGGGTTTCATGGGCTTCAGATCTTAATCTCCGGCAG GTTAGATTGTTCTTGTCAGAAGACTCTCCTTCCCAAGTGGGATTGGGTGCTCAAGATCACCTTCAAGCAAAGACGTCATGGCTCTTGCATTCTACCGGATCGGGTTCTGATGACATTTTGCCTCCCGGATTTGAAGTAGCTCATCCTGAGAATCAGTTGCAGATTAAGCTCTCACAAATTCCTGTAAATCAATGGAAATGTCCACCTAAG TTTGTGCTGAATTTGACGTGGCGAGTGGTTGTTGGTGAAGAAAGCCAAGAGATTGAGGTTGAAAATCAGAGAGAAATGAGAGTACTCGAAGCGGTTTATCCTCGAGCATCTGCGATACCTCCTAA CCCTTCCATAGCAGCTGATTCAGAACGTACCGATGTCGATGACAGTCAGACACCTTTGATTCCCATTACTCctgttgaagatgaagatgcaTCAACCGAAATCTCATCTGATTATGCAAGCCCTGGTGCTGTCCTTATGAGTGCACAACAGTCCCTTTCTGTTCATGCTGGTACGTATACACCTCAACATGTTTTTCCGAATATGTCTTCTACTTCTAGTGCGAGTTCCATGGCTGGAATGGATCTGGGCAATGAACCTGATGTAGCTGCTGCTGCATCAGCGGCACTCAGTGCACTTGTGAAGAGCAATGAGATGGGTAACACGATTGACAGTGAATTGCTTGTTAAGATTCTTAACAATCCAAAAATGATTGAGCAGCTGGTTGTGGATTCTGGTACTGTCACTAGCTCTCAAAAGCCAATATCATCTCCTGACCCGTCGCTTGTACATATGCATATGACCGAAACCAATGCCACGGTTGCGCCTGCATCGGGGGGTCCTTTTTTCGCTCAACCAAATGGGGCAACTGTAGGACCTGTCCCCAATGCTCACCCTTCCTCAAGAGGTGTTCCAGTTTCTTCCCTGCCTTCCACTGGACCTCCAATGAAGGACTTGAACTACTATAAAAGTTTGATTCAGCAACACGGAGGAGAGAGACAAGACGATTTCCCTCGACAGCAATTCGGGAACCGTCACAGCCAACCATCAGGAACAAACCAGGACTTCTTACATAATAACCAGCCATCAAGAGATGGGAAGTTCAGGATAATGAAGCCTTGCATATACTTCAACAGCTCAAGAGGATGTCGACATGGAGCCAATTGTGCGTATCAGCACGACCCCGCATTTCAGCAAAGAAGTAGTAGCGCGCCCGAAATGCCTAGCGCCAAGAGAACAAAAGTCGATCGAGAAATCAGCAGTTAA
- the LOC111798586 gene encoding zinc finger CCCH domain-containing protein 6-like isoform X2, protein MRRLHKGRRVSWASDLNLRQVRLFLSEDSPSQVGLGAQDHLQAKTSWLLHSTGSGSDDILPPGFEVAHPENQLQIKLSQIPVNQWKCPPKFVLNLTWRVVVGEESQEIEVENQREMRVLEAVYPRASAIPPNPSIAADSERTDVDDSQTPLIPITPVEDEDASTEISSDYASPGAVLMSAQQSLSVHAAALSALVKSNEMGNTIDSELLVKILNNPKMIEQLVVDSGTVTSSQKPISSPDPSLVHMHMTETNATVAPASGGPFFAQPNGATVGPVPNAHPSSRGVPVSSLPSTGPPMKDLNYYKSLIQQHGGERQDDFPRQQFGNRHSQPSGTNQDFLHNNQPSRDGKFRIMKPCIYFNSSRGCRHGANCAYQHDPAFQQRSSSAPEMPSAKRTKVDREISS, encoded by the exons ATGAGAAGATTGCACAAAGGGAGAAGGGTTTCATGGGCTTCAGATCTTAATCTCCGGCAG GTTAGATTGTTCTTGTCAGAAGACTCTCCTTCCCAAGTGGGATTGGGTGCTCAAGATCACCTTCAAGCAAAGACGTCATGGCTCTTGCATTCTACCGGATCGGGTTCTGATGACATTTTGCCTCCCGGATTTGAAGTAGCTCATCCTGAGAATCAGTTGCAGATTAAGCTCTCACAAATTCCTGTAAATCAATGGAAATGTCCACCTAAG TTTGTGCTGAATTTGACGTGGCGAGTGGTTGTTGGTGAAGAAAGCCAAGAGATTGAGGTTGAAAATCAGAGAGAAATGAGAGTACTCGAAGCGGTTTATCCTCGAGCATCTGCGATACCTCCTAA CCCTTCCATAGCAGCTGATTCAGAACGTACCGATGTCGATGACAGTCAGACACCTTTGATTCCCATTACTCctgttgaagatgaagatgcaTCAACCGAAATCTCATCTGATTATGCAAGCCCTGGTGCTGTCCTTATGAGTGCACAACAGTCCCTTTCTGTTCATGCTG CGGCACTCAGTGCACTTGTGAAGAGCAATGAGATGGGTAACACGATTGACAGTGAATTGCTTGTTAAGATTCTTAACAATCCAAAAATGATTGAGCAGCTGGTTGTGGATTCTGGTACTGTCACTAGCTCTCAAAAGCCAATATCATCTCCTGACCCGTCGCTTGTACATATGCATATGACCGAAACCAATGCCACGGTTGCGCCTGCATCGGGGGGTCCTTTTTTCGCTCAACCAAATGGGGCAACTGTAGGACCTGTCCCCAATGCTCACCCTTCCTCAAGAGGTGTTCCAGTTTCTTCCCTGCCTTCCACTGGACCTCCAATGAAGGACTTGAACTACTATAAAAGTTTGATTCAGCAACACGGAGGAGAGAGACAAGACGATTTCCCTCGACAGCAATTCGGGAACCGTCACAGCCAACCATCAGGAACAAACCAGGACTTCTTACATAATAACCAGCCATCAAGAGATGGGAAGTTCAGGATAATGAAGCCTTGCATATACTTCAACAGCTCAAGAGGATGTCGACATGGAGCCAATTGTGCGTATCAGCACGACCCCGCATTTCAGCAAAGAAGTAGTAGCGCGCCCGAAATGCCTAGCGCCAAGAGAACAAAAGTCGATCGAGAAATCAGCAGTTAA